In the genome of bacterium, the window AGTCATTAATGTAGAGACCATAACTGCAGATACATACTTTCTCCAGAGATACAGCGAGCTTAAGCCGGGGGAATACCTTAAAATCTCAATTGCCGATACGGGAATTGGCATACCTAAAGAATTTATGAGCAGGATTTTTGAACCATTCTTCTCAGGCTGGTCTCAACCTTCTAAAGGGCTTGGGCTTCCTACCGCATTAACGGCCATAAGAAGAAATTCAGGCACTATCGACATCCAAAGCTTTCCTGGAGTTGGGACTACTGTAACTATTCTGCTTCCTCTCGAGACCAAAGTCATTCCAACAAGACAACCAGTTATTGCGAAGGGCAAATTGATTCTCGTTATCGATGATGATAGCCTCGTTCGCGAAACGGTTTCTCGAATGCTTTCAGCTTTGGGATTTGAGGTGGAATGCGCTAAGAATTTTTCTGATGGTATGAAAAAGTTCAGAGACAGAAAACCATCAGTTGTTCTGCTCGATATAGTCATGCCGGATTCACCGGGGGACGAGGTGTTCTATGAGCTTAAGAAGGTCAGTCCCGATGTTCCCATAGTTATCATGACGGGTTACGCTCAGATAGACACGGTTGAGAAACTTCTTGATGCAGGTGCAGCTGGCATACTTAACAAACCTTTCACAATGGAAGACCTTTCAGAGGCTATTAATCTTGCTATGGAGGATTCAGGTGGCGTATAAATATACCCAATAGAAACATTATGTAAACTTGAAAAATGGGATTCGTTGATTTGAATCAGAAATATTTTTTATTAACCACTACTCCCCTGCTTGTTATGTAAAATTTTAATCAGTTAGAAGTAAAATTTCAAACTTGAAATTATCATTATTTTTTCAATTATTATAATATACTTAAAAAGGAGGTTTTTATGCGCATCGCAAATGTGTTATCGCTGGCGCTTTTTTCTCTAATGCTTTTTTGGGTAACAGTAATTTTCGCTCAACCACACATAGTCTGGCAGAAATCATTTGGTGGAAGTGATGATGATTGGGCACAATCGATTCAACAGACTGCTGATGGTGGATTCATTGTGGCGGGAATGTCCGAGTCCAATAATGGAGATATTAGTGGAAACCACGGCTATTCTGATTGTTGGATAGTGAAATTGAATTCTTCGGGTTCAATAGTCTGGCAGAAATGCCTTGGTGGAAGTAATTGGGATTGTGCGTATTCCATTCAGCAAACATTAGATGGTGGATTTATCATGGCAGGAGTGTCCTGTTCCAATGATGGTGATGTCAGCGGAAATCACGGTGGTTGTGATTGTTGGATAGTTAAGTTAGATTCTTATGGTAATATAGTCTGGCAGAAATGCCTTGGTGGAAGTTATTGGGATGGTGCATATTCTATTCAGCAAACATTAGATGGCGGTTTCATCGTGGCGGGGGTGTCTAATTCCAATGATGGCGATGTCAGTGGAAATCATGGCTATGCTGATTATTGGGTAGTGAAATTAAATTCTTCGGGTGATATAGAATGGCAAAAATGCCTTGGCGGAAGTTTTTGGGATTATGCATTATCTGTTCAGCAAACGAGCGATGGTGGATACATTGTGGCGGGGGTTTCCTGTTCCAATAATGGCGATGTAAGCGGAAATCACGGCGGTAGTGATTATTGGATAGTTAAATTAGATTCTTATGGTAGTATGGTCTGGCAGAAATGCCTTGGCGGAAGTGGCTATGACATAGCGTATTCCGTTCAACAAACCACCGATGGCGGTTTTATTGTTGCGGGATATTCCAACTCTAATGATGGCGATGTCAGCGGAAATCATGGCAGTAGTGATTATTGGGTAGCGAGGTTGAATTCTTCTGGCAACATAATCTGGCAGAAATGTCTTGGCGGGAGTGGATATGACATAGCGCATTCCATTCAACAGACAACTGATGGTGGGTTCATTGTAACGGGATGGTCCTCCTCCAACGACGGTGATGTTATTGGACACCATCCTGGCGAATATTGGGATTATTGTGAGTCTGACGTTCCCAACTATTATGGTATGCGTGATAGCATTTGGAATGAATATTCTGATTATTGGTTAGTAAAATTGAATTCTGCGGGTTCAATAGTCTGGCAGAAATGCCTTGGAGGAAGTTCTTGGGATCGTGCATATTGTGTTCAACAGACCTTCGATGGTGGGTTCATAGTGGCAGGAGTATCCGAGTCCAATGATGGCGATGTAAATGTAAACTACGGGGATTATGATTATTGGTTAGTGAAATTGTCGCCTGTTGGAGTAATCGAGAATATGATTGTTCCTGAGCAGTTCGCAGTCTCAGTTTTCCCCAACCCATTCAATTCCTCGTGTGTTATAGCTGCACCTTCAGGAGCAAAAATAGAGATATATGATATAAAAGGTAATGTTG includes:
- a CDS encoding T9SS type A sorting domain-containing protein gives rise to the protein MRIANVLSLALFSLMLFWVTVIFAQPHIVWQKSFGGSDDDWAQSIQQTADGGFIVAGMSESNNGDISGNHGYSDCWIVKLNSSGSIVWQKCLGGSNWDCAYSIQQTLDGGFIMAGVSCSNDGDVSGNHGGCDCWIVKLDSYGNIVWQKCLGGSYWDGAYSIQQTLDGGFIVAGVSNSNDGDVSGNHGYADYWVVKLNSSGDIEWQKCLGGSFWDYALSVQQTSDGGYIVAGVSCSNNGDVSGNHGGSDYWIVKLDSYGSMVWQKCLGGSGYDIAYSVQQTTDGGFIVAGYSNSNDGDVSGNHGSSDYWVARLNSSGNIIWQKCLGGSGYDIAHSIQQTTDGGFIVTGWSSSNDGDVIGHHPGEYWDYCESDVPNYYGMRDSIWNEYSDYWLVKLNSAGSIVWQKCLGGSSWDRAYCVQQTFDGGFIVAGVSESNDGDVNVNYGDYDYWLVKLSPVGVIENMIVPEQFAVSVFPNPFNSSCVIAAPSGAKIEIYDIKGNVVFTSYVHRSISCQKKVEQQRIEQFIWTPNENIPSGIYLVCAKVNDKISEKRVIYIK